In Trifolium pratense cultivar HEN17-A07 linkage group LG7, ARS_RC_1.1, whole genome shotgun sequence, a genomic segment contains:
- the LOC123897895 gene encoding protein transport protein Sec61 subunit beta-like produces the protein MAKGASQSQSSTSTASRPAGGGLAAPRGSAAATAGMRRRRLTSGNTTSSVGAGSSGGSNMLRFYTDDAPGLKISPTVVLVMSLCFIGFVTALHVFGKLYRYKSGGGV, from the coding sequence ATGGCTAAAGGTGCATCTCAATCTCAATCATCAACTTCAACCGCCTCCCGTCCAGCTGGAGGAGGACTCGCTGCTCCTCGCGGCTCTGCTGCTGCAACCGCCGGCATGCGCCGTCGCCGTCTCACTTCCGGAAACACTACTTCCAGCGTCGGAGCTGGATCCAGCGGAGGTAGTAACATGCTGAGATTCTACACCGACGATGCTCCAGGTTTGAAGATATCACCTACGGTTGTGCTAGTTATGAGTCTCTGCTTCATCGGTTTTGTTACCGCTCTTCATGTGTTCGGGAAGCTTTACCGTTACAAATCTGGCGgtggtgtttga
- the LOC123899994 gene encoding exosome complex component RRP4 homolog — protein MREIQLQLNQTQKLRLQKVLETLESQSSIPNSDSSVTISDSISVNHEDGVLKGHGTTDHNGEVVATLCGIVERVNKLVYVRTLRSRYKPEDGDIVIGRVVEVAQKCWRLDINCSQNAYLMLSAMNMPDGVQRRRTAVDELNMRRIFEEGDVICAEVRRSQHDDIHLQARSQKYGKLNAGQLLTVAPYLVKRQKQHFHHLEKFDVDLILGCNGFVWVGEHVEARDVMVEDPVNLSDPQVLIPNENSVSLEEQDKNYTALETRNYICRAANAVRVLSTLGFTITLESIKEVIDLSISANLDIHDMFGSEFCVLVAEKEAERRSSSKRKR, from the exons ATGAGAGAAATTCAGTTACAACTCAATCAAACTCAGAAGCTCCGTCTCCAGAAAGTTCTAGAAACTCTAGAATCTCAATCTTCAATTCCAAATTCCGATTCTTCAGTCACCATATCCGATTCCATCTCCGTCAACCACGAAGACGGCGTACTCAAGGGACACGGAACCACCGATCATAACGGTGAAGTCGTTGCCACTCTGTGTGGTATTGTTGAGCGTGTTAACAAACTCGTTTATGTTCGCACTTTACGCTCAAG GTATAAACCTGAGGATGGTGATATTGTTATAGGGCGTGTAGTTGAG GTTGCTCAAAAATGTTGGAGATTGGATATTAATTGCAGCCAAAATGCTTATCTGATGCTTTCTGCTATGAATATGCCGGACGGTGTACAG AGGCGAAGGACAGCCGTGGATGAGTTAAACATGCGCCGTATCTTTGAGGAGGGAGATGTCATTTGT GCTGAAGTTCGACGTTCTCAGCATGATGACATACACCTTCAAGCAAGAAGTCAAAAATATGGAAAG CTTAATGCTGGTCAACTGCTTACAGTCGCACCGTATTTAGTGAAGAGACAGAAACAGCATTTCCATCATCTGGAGAAGTTTGATGTTGATTTAATACTTGGTTGTAATGGATTCGTATGGGTCGGGGAACACGTTGAAGCCAGAGATGTCATGGTAGAAGATCCAGTGAACCTATCTGATCCACAAGTGTTAATTCCAAATGAAAATTCTGTCAGTCTTGAAGAACAAGATAAAAACTATACGGCACTGGAGACAAGAAATTACATATGCAGAGCTGCTAATGCTGTTAGAGTATTATCCACTTTAGGATTCACTATAACATTGGAAAGCATCAAGGAAGTTATTGATCTAAGCATTTCtgcaaatcttgatatacacgacATGTTTGGTTCTGAGTTTTGTGTTCTGGTTGCCGAAAAAGAGGCAGAAAGGAGAAGCTCAAGTAAAAGGAAGCGGTAG
- the LOC123896616 gene encoding syntaxin-71-like codes for MSVIDILFRVDEVCKKYDKYDIDKQREQNAYGDDAFARVYAVVDSTIQQALIKSEAAAKESNRAVAAAWNAEVRRAKGRLMDEVPKLRKLANKKAKGLTKEDIAIRQDLVLALPERIQAIPDGITSAASHTGGWAATSAHPHIKFDSPEGPVDSDYFSHSEESSQFRNEYEMRKLKQDEGLDIISEGLDTLKNLALDMNEELDRQVPLMDEIDSKVDRANSEVRNTNLRLKKTITEMRSSRNFCIDITLMCVLLGIIMWLYK; via the exons ATGTCTGTCATCGACATTCTCTTCCGTGTCGACGAGGTTTGCAAAAAATATGACAAATACGACATTGACAAACAGCGTGAACAGAACGCTTACGGTGATGACGCATTCGCTCGTGTCTATGCCGTGGTTGATTCCACCATTCAACAAGCTCTCATT AAATCTGAGGCTGCTGCTAAGGAGAGTAACAGGGCAGTTGCTGCAGCTTGGAATGCTGAGGTTCGTAGAGCCAAGGGGCGATTGATGGACGAAGTTCCTAAACTTCGTAAGCTCGCTAATAAGAAG GCTAAAGGTCTAACAAAGGAAGACATAGCCATTCGTCAAGATCTTGTTCTTGCATTGCCAGAAAGAATCCAAGCAATACCAGACGGCATTACATCTGCTGCTAGTCATACCGGAGGATGGGCAGCTACATCAGCTCATCCGCATATCAAGTTTGATTCACCAG AAGGACCTGTTGACAGTGATTATTTCAGTCATAGTGAAGAATCCAGTCAGTTTCGAAATGAATATGAAATGCGCAAGTTGAAACAG GATGAAGGGCTTGATATCATATCAGAAGGATTAGATACTTTGAAAAATCTAGCACTTGATATGAATGAG GAATTGGATCGGCAAGTTCCTTTAATGGATGAAATTGACTCAAAG GTGGATAGGGCAAACAGTGAAGTGAGAAACACTAACTTAAGGCTGAAGAAAACTATCACCGAG ATGAGGTCCAGTCGAAATTTCTGCATCGACATCACTCTAATGTGTGTTCTTCTGGGAATCATTATGTGGTTATACAAGTAA